The Flavobacteriales bacterium genome contains the following window.
TATTCCGCATCCACGGTCGAACCCGTGGTGGTCCCATCCACGATCTGCGTGCCGCCCGTGCAGCTCGGCAGTGCATAAGGTGTCGCACAGGCGTCGTTGCAGAGCACACCGGCACCACTAAAGGAACCAAGGTTGGCATTGCACAAGGGATCCAAGTTGTGGACCAAGGTGATGGTCTGGTTCACACCGATGGCGCTCGATGGGGTTGGGCCCCACGCACCCGGAGCGGCCAAGGTGGCGATCGTGCCGTGCACACTGCTCACAACGTCCACAGAAGTAGCATCGCCCATGGTCGCGAGCGTACCACTGACGGTATAGCTGGTCGTGCCGCAGTCAACTGTTTGGGACGCCGTACCGGTCGGTTGTGTGCAACCAAGGACCGCATAGTTGAAACGGATCTGAGGGCGCACGGTATTCGTCGTGTTAGTGTTCACCGCACACTGGCTTCCGCACGCATCACACCGGATCCGACGGGAGCCATTGGTAAGAGTGGCCCCACGAACGCCACCATAAGGTGTAGCATAGGGCATTGAACTGGAACCCGTGCAAATGTCCACCAGGATATTGTCCGTTCCGTTCCAGGTGAAATTGCTACTGAACGTGATCATATCATGAGAACCTGCCACGGTGGTGACAGCGTCGTAACTCGCCGGGCCGAACACCGTCGTCAGTGCGGCAGCGTTATGCGATGCGCTGTTGGTGGCTGTGGTGTGGGCCATCCGGATCGTATACGTGGGAAACGCAGGACCATTGTCTTCGATCACTGAGAAGCCCAGACCCGAGATCTGTGCGCCGCCGGGCATGCCCGCACCCGATAACTCGGCCGCAGTGTACACGACCTGATATCGGGCGAAGTTGAAGAAGTCATCGATGGGGTCACTTGCGCTTCCAGCGGTGGAAGCAGCATCGGTACCGATGATGACGAACTGCGCATTGAGGCTTGTGGCCGCCAATGCAGCAACACAGCCGAACGTGGCCATGCGCTTCAGCCAAGAACGCTTTGGTCGCGCACTTGACAAAGGGTTAAGACTGTACATGCGATTCAGGTTGGGTTTGTGATCTTTCCGTTAGGTGAACGTGGGGGCAATTTAGACGAATGGGCATAACCCACGATGGCAAGTTGAAAAAAGAACGATGAGCGGTTACCGAGGGACGATCCAAACACCCCGAGGTTGCCCCCTGATCGGCTGATCCCACCAAACGCCTCCCAGTACATTCAGCCCCCCAAACCTGAACCCGATGGTGCACTTCTCTGCTAACTGCCTTGTATCCCTCGCCCTGGTTCTGCTGGCAGGACGAATGACCGGCCAGAACACCATTGGCTTGGTCGAATTCGCGAACGATCACGCTGACGGCTATGTGCTCATATATCCTGACCAGCAAGGCACGATGTACCTACTGAACTCGTGCGGAGAATTGGTACATACCTGGCCTGATACGACCTCTGTGCCCGGCAACGGATCGCGGCTGATCGCGAACGGAAGTGTGCTTCGTACCTATGTGGACGAGGCTGGCGGCAATCCGTTCTTCACTGCTGGAGGCAATGGACAGCATGTGCAGATCAAGGACTGGGACAACACCATCCTTTGGGACTACACGGTGAGTTCCGCCACTGAATGCATGCATCACGATGCCGAGATGCTCCCGAACGGCAACGTGCTGCTCATTGTTTGGGAACTGAAAACGGTACAGGAAGCGTACGATGCAGGCCGCGATACCACGGGCTTCGGGTTCAACACCCTATGGCCGGAGAAGGTGGTCGAAGTACAACCGTTGGCCCCGGATTCCGGGATCATCGTATGGGAATGGCATGTTTGGGACCACTTGATCCAGGACAACGACCCGCTGGCCCAGAATTTCGGTGTCGTGTCGGACCATCCGGAACTGGTCGATATCAACAAGGTGTACTCCCAGAACAACAATCCGGATTGGCTCCACATCAACTCCATCGACTATAACCCGGCGTTGGACCAGATCATGTTGAGCGTGCCGTTCCTCAACGAAATATGGATCATTGACCACAGCACAACAGCAGCCGAAGCAGCCGGGCATGCGGGTGGCAATTCCGGTAAGGGTGGCGATCTTTTGTACCGGTGGGGCAACCCAGCGATCTATGATCGGGGACTGCCTTCGGACCAGCAACTGTTCTTCAATCACGCTGCGATCTGGACAGGTCCCGGATTGGTCCCCGGAGATCCGGACAGTGGTAAGATCATGGTCTTCAATAACAGGGTACAGCCTGGTGTTAGCGCAATCGACCTAATTGCCCCTCCGTTGGACAGTACGGGCAATTACGTGTTACAGGCGGGTGCGGCTTTCGGCCCGTCAGCGCGCGAAAAACGCTTTGCCCTGCAAAACCCAACAGACTTCACTTCTCCGGGACAGGGAAGCGGACAGTTGTTACCGAACGGGTATGTATTGGGCACCTCCGGGCGGCAAGGATGGGTGGTCTCCATTCGTCCTGACAGCACGGTCGCTTGGTCTTATGTGACCCCGATGATCGATGGAGTGCCGGTTGCGCAAGGGACGGATATCGTGGATCGTACGATCCTGTTCCAGGCAGAATGGATCCATCCTGATGATGACCGCTTGGATGGCAGGGCGCTGGATGGCATCGGCTATTTGGAACTCGATCCAGACACCCTGTTCTGCACTTTCCCGATGACTTCGCACATTGTACACGGGTCCAGCGCAGATTGGGTCTCTGTGGTCGATGACCGGCTGCTCTTGGGGCCAGATCTCCGTATTGAGCGCAATTACAGGGTGATCGACATTGCAGGGAAGATCATCAAGCTGGAAAAGGACACCGACCTACAGCAGGGCATTGGCTTGGCAGGCATGCCCCCAGGTCTCTACCTGATACAGTTCGGCAATGGCACCGAACCACGGAAGTTCGTCGTGTCAAGGCGGTGAACCGGCACATCATGTCTTCGGCTGGTCTCTGCCGGACGCCCCTTCTACCTTCGGCCGCCTTTTCCTGATGCGGTCCCTCGTCCTGCTTTTCGTGTGGTGCGCCACGGCCAAGATGGCCGTGTCCCTGGCCCAGCACAACGATGTGCCGCTGAACCGGGACATCTACCTGGACCTGGACCGCAACCACGCCTGCCGGACAAGTCCCGTGCATACCGGGTTGCGCCCGCAGATCGAAAGCCGGGTGGACCTGACCAACGTGCTGGGCCACCGGCCGGACAGCACCCGGCACTACTACATCCTTACCAAGGTACTCTTCAAGACGCACCTCATCGATGTGAATAAGAAGGGCTTCCGCGTGGTGGCCGATGGCGTTTGGAACTTCGAACTGGGCCAGGACTTCCGCGACCCGAGCGAGTTCGCTGACACCACGCGTTTCTACGTGAACGCGCGCGGCTACCGTATCGCCGCCGACATCGGCGCGCGCGTGTCGTTCAGCACCACCTTCTATGAGACACAGGCCATCTACCCGCAATACCTCTACCAGTACGTGAACATTGGCGGCGTGGTGCCGGGGCAGGGCCGCATCAAGACCACCGACCAACGCGGGTTCGACTTCAGTTGGGCCGGTGGCAACGTGAGCTGGAGCCCGCGGCGCTGGGTGAACGTGCAGTTCGGCCATGGCAAGCACTTCGTGGGCAATGGCTACCGCAGCGTGCTGCTCAGCGACAACGCCTTCAACTACCCCTACCTGAAGCATAGCTGGCTCCTGTTCAAGGACCGCGTGCAGTACAGCAGCATCATGAGCAAGCTGCAGATGGTGGGCGAAGCGAACCGCTTGCCGACCGGAGAGAGCAGCGAGAGCATCTTCTACTGGAAGCGCGCCACCTTCAACCACTTGAGCGTGAACGTTGGTCCGGCGCAGATAGGGCTGTTCGAGGCCACGCATTGGCGCACTGTGCAGCAAGGCGGCAGCAGTGCCTTCAATGGCATGCAGCTGAACCCGGTCATCGGTATCAACACCCTTGCTTATGGTTTCAGCAGCGAGGGCGTGAACAACATGCTTGGGCTTGATGTGAAGGTGAAGCTGACCGACAAGCTCTTCGCTTACGGGCAGTTCGCTACCGACGACCCTGGCCGTGAGCGGTTCGCATGGCAGGCCGGGCTGCGGATGTTCGACATCTTCAAACAGGACCTGCACCTGCTGCTGGAGTACAACAGCGCCAGTGCGTTCACCTATGGCAGCGCCACGCGCAACCTGGGCATGGTGCACTACAATCAACCGATGGCGCACCCCTTGGGCGCCAACTTCACCGAGGCCGTGGGCATCCTCGACTACCGCAAGAAGCGCTGGTTCTTCACCGGCAAGGTGAACGTGGCGCAGATCATCTTGCAGGACACCTTGGGCACCGACTTCGGCAACAACCCGCTGGTGCAGCAGTTGGGCGTTCTGGGCGCCGCGGATGTGCCCGAAGTGCACCGCCAACTGGTGCATCTGGACCTGAGCGCGGGCTGGATCATGAACCAGAACAACAACGCGCGCATCGTGGTGGGGTGGACCGGTAGGGACCTGGGCCTTGCGGCCGACCACCTCAACAGCAGCTACCTGTACGTGGCGTTGCGCACAGGCTTGTTCAACCGGTACTACGACATTTGAACGTGGGCCACGCGTACACCATCCTCCTCGGCTTCCTCACGGCATTGGTGGTGGTGCTCTTCACCATGCCCAGCCTCATCAAGGTGGCGCGCATGAAGCACCTGGTGGACGAGCCCGGCGATGCGCGGAAGCTGCACCGGCGCAGCGTGCCCACCATCGGGGGCATCATCATTTTCGCAGCGGTGCTGTTCTCTTTCGCGTTGTGGTTCCCCGGCTCTGGGCAGTTGAAGCTGCCCGATCTCGGATACAAACCGATGTACGGTGCCATGGGGCTCTATTACAAGCAGTTCAAGTACATCATCGCCGCCATGGTGCTGCTGTTCTTCATCGGCGTGAAGGACGACATCATCGGCTTCAGCCCGGTGAAGAAGCTGGTGGGCCACATGATCGTGGGCTACATCCTGGTGATGATGGCCGACATCCGCATCACCAGTATGCACGGCATCTTCAACGTGTACGACCTGCCGCGCCCGTTCAGCATTGCCTTCAGCTTCTTCGTGTACGTGGTGCTGGTGAACGCCATCAACCTCATCGACGGTGTGGACGGTCTGGCGGCGGGCATCGGTACCATCTGCGCGTCGGCCTTCGGCTGCTGGTTCTTCCTGGCCGGCGATGTGCCGCTGGCCTTGCTGAGCGCGGTGCTTGCCGGGGCACTGCTCGGCTTCCTCGTCTTCAACTACAACCCCGCCCGCATCTTCATGGGCGACAGCGGTTCGCTCATCATCGGTGCCATACTGGCGGTGCTGGCCATGAACCTCGTGGATCACGATATCACGCGGCTTCCGCCGTGGCTGCGCCGCGTGCCCACGCCGCTCTTCGTCATGGGCGTGCTGGCCTATCCGCTGGTGGACACGTTCCGCGTGTTCGTGAGCCGCGCTGCGCGGGGCATCAGTCCGTTCGCGGCCGATAAGAACCACATCCACCACCGCCTGATGGCTCACGGGCTGGGGCACCGCGGCACCACGCTGGTGCTCTATTGCTATGCCGTCTTCATCGCCCTGGTCAGCCTGCTCACACGCGACATTGCCCCCACCAAGGGGCTGCTGCTGCTGGGCAGCACGGCGTTCTTCGTGGCCATGCTGCCGTTCTTCATACCGGTGAGGGAGAAAACGTGATGATGAAGCGAGGACCTCACCCCCGGCCCCTCTCCAAAGCAGAGGGGAGGAATGCGCCGCGCATTGGACCAATGGACCTGAGGTGCATTTCTCTGCGTCTCTGCGTGATCATCGCTTCACTCTCCGCGCTGCGTGCCATCGCCCAGCCCGCCACATTGCCGTTGAGCCGCGTTGTGGAAGCGCCCTTCGCGGCGGCCGCGCACGAGCGCAACAGTGGCCTGCACACGGCGGTGCGGCCTTATATGATCAGCGACCTGCGCGCGTTGCCCGGTGGCGACACGTTGCTGATGGCGCCTGCGCTGAAGATGCGCGGGCTCTGGGGCAGGGGTCTCTTCGATACCACGGCAACCGGATGGCGTTGGCGCGGTGGCCCTTTAGTGGACGCAACCGCCGGTGCCGACTTCGGCAGCAATGAACCCCTGACCTGGCGAGGCGGCGCAGGCGGATGGCTGGAAGCCGACCCCGCCAAGCGTTGGAGCCTGCACTTGGATGGACAAGGGTGGGTAGAGAACTGGAGCGATTACCTGGACGGCCTGGTGGACGCGCAACAGGTGAGCCCCGGCGAGGGCTACGCATACGGCGATGGCACCGCCAAACTGCACTACGACTGGAACGGCTGGGTGAACTACACCCCGGACGACGCCTTCACGCTTTCGCTTGGCCGCGGCAAGAACTTCTTCGGCGAAGGGCACCGCTCGCTCTTCCTCAGCGACAATGCGGGCAGCTATCCCTTCTTCCGCATCAATACCGCCTTCTGGAAGGTGAAGTACACCAACCTCTTCACCATGCTGGACGACATACGCGGCTCCGACGGCGACCCGGCGAGCTACACCCGCAAGTTCGCCAGCTTCCACTATCTCAGTTGGAACGCGCTCAAATGGCTCAACATCGGCTTCTTCGAAGGTGTGGTATGGCAGGGCGCTGACAAGAAATTCCCGCGGGGCTTCGATATCAACTACCTGAACCCGGTGGTGTTCTACCGCCCGGTGGAATACAGCCAGGGCAGCGGGGACAACGCGTTGCTCGGCTTCGCCATCAACATCAGGCCCGGCAAGCGCAGTCTGGTGTACACTCAAGTGACGCTCGACGAATTCCTGATGGACAACGTGCGCGCTGGCAACGGCTGGTTCGGCAACAAGCAGGCGTTCCAGCTCGGCATTGTGGCCTACGAAGCGTTCGGCGCGAAGACCTTGACGGTGCGCACCGAGTTCAATTACGTGCGGCCCTTCGTTTACACGCACAGCGATAGCCGACAGAACTATGCGCATGCCGGACAGGCACTGGCGCATCCTTACGGCAGCAACTTCCGGGAAGCCCTGGCCCGTGTGGAATGGCGCAAGCACCGCTGGAGCGCGCACCTGCACGCCAGCATGGCCACCATGGGGCAGGATACCGGTCTTTACAGTTGGGGCAACAACATCTTCCGCCCGGAGAGCGACCGCCCCGTGCGCGATGCCGATGGGCGCCTGGAGAACTTCGGGTTCTACCTGGCCGACCCCGTTGAAACCACGGTGCTATTCGCCGAGCTGGGCGGTTCGTGGGAAGTGGACCCGCGCAGCGGCCTGCGCGTGGAAGCCGTGTACACATTTCGCAGTTGGCAGCCCACAGGCCTCAGCAACCAGGTGACCAATTGGGTGCGCATCGGCATCAGCACCAATCTTCGGCAGCGGTATTACGACCAGGCGGTGCGCTACGTGCTTCCCTGACCGGTTCTGCTTGGTTCATTCCGCCCCCAGCAGCTTACGCGCTTCCTCCAGCCCGGCCCTAGCTTTGGCGCTGAGCACCGGTGTGCGCAGGTCCATGGCCTCCAATTGTTCGCGCACGAGTTGCGCCACGATAGCGCGGGTTTCCCACTGCTCGTCGGCAGGCACGATGAACCACGGCGCGTGCTGTGCGGCAGTGGCGCCGATGGCTTCTTCGTAGGCCTGCATGTAGGCGTCCCAATGGCCGCGCTCGTGCACGTCGCCCACGCTGAATTTCCAGTTCTTCTTCGGGTCATCGAGCCGTTCCATGAAGCGTTCCTTCTGTGCATCGCGGCCCATGCGCAGGTGGAACTTCATGATGGTGATGCCTTGCGCGGCCACGTGCTCCTCAAAGTTGCGGATGCTCTCGAAGCGCTTTTTCCAGAACGGCGCGGTAGCATCCTTCGCATCGTTGACGCCTGGGATCTTCTGGCCGATGAGGTATTCGGGGTGCACGCGCACCACCAGCACTTCCTCGTAATGGCTGCGGTTGTGTATGCCGATCATGCCGCGCTGTGGCATGGCGGTGCCGTGGCGCCACAGGAAATTGTGCGCGAGTTCCTCGGCGCTGGGCGCTTTGAAGTTCCAAACGCGGATGCCGGCCGGGCTCACGCCGCTGAACACGTGCTTGGCACAGCTGTCCTTGCCGCTGGCATCCATCGCTTGGAAGATGAGGAGCAGGGTGTGGCGGTCGTCCACGTAGAGCTTTTCCTGCAGCTCCACGATGCGTTCGCGCTCCTCGGTCACGATCTTCTTCAGGTCGTCCTTGGAAGGTTTGTCCTGGAGACGGGTCGCGAAATCGGCAAGCCGGATGGCACCTTGCTTGCGCACGGTGAAGCGGGGGTCGGACAGGAGGGAGGGCATGGCGTCAAAAGTGCGTGTTGCCCGTTCAACATCCGTGTAAAAATCCGTCCATGAACAAGGTCGCGCCAACGACGGATCATCTAGTTTGGTCGATGAACAAGCATTGTCCATGTCACTATCGTTCCGCTGGTTGATGCCGGCCGGGTTGGTGCTCGCCACCAGCGCCACAGGTCAAATGGTGAACATCGGGCTCTACCCGACCGCGGTTCCCGACAGTTTCGAGGTGCGCATGGTGGCCACTGCTGGTAGCTATGGCGCGCTGCTGAACGCCTCTTTCACCGTGCGCTGGGAAGACAGCGCCGGGGGAAACATCACCAGCGCCGACCTGGCGAGCGATTGCGCGGCGTACAACTTTTTTTCCAGCGGTGGTGTGGTGGTGGACGGTGGCTACCGCTACTTCACGTTCTTCATCTTCTCCTTGGAGGCGATGGGGATCACCTGTCCCATCACCACGTTGGAGGAGCCCATCGGAGGGTTCCGCATCACCGGCCTGAACGGTTGCCGGAACGTACGCTTGGTGAACGACGCCTTCACGTTCAACAACAACCGCGACTACTACATGTCAGTTGGCGGAATGCCGTACACGGGTTTCATCACCACCGGTGCGTATGCCTCCGGTGCATGCCCACCGTGCACACCGCCACAGATCACCAGTGCAAGTGCCACAGGAGCTGGCTGCTTGGTGGATCCAGTGGTGGTGGCCGCAACGGCCACTGGCACGGCCCCAGCCTTCCAGTGGTTCGGGCAGGCCCACAACTATGTGCTGAGCCCATACGCCACTGACGTGCTGCCCGATGCGTTCGATGCACCGTACATGCTACTGGTGATCAACGATTGCGGGATCGATACCGCCGAGGTGCCGGTAGCCTTCGATACGACCAACTGCACACCCCCGGACATCCAGGGCATTGCCTGGGCGCCGTGGGGCTGCAATGGGATCACCCTCTCAGCAACCGTGACCGGCGCAGGCAACTGCGCCTACTATGATTGGACCGGCCCCGGCGCAACGTCGAACGGGCAGACGTTCACCAACGTGAACAATTATGATCCGGGCGTGTTCCAATTGGTGGTGACCAATGCATGCGGCACCGACAGTGCTCGGTTGGAGATCCTTCCCGATTCGACCGGCTGCAACACACCGGTGATCAGCAGTATCGTTTCGTCAGCATTGGGTTGCGCACCGGGCACCATCATGTTGCAGGCGCAGGTGAGCAATGCACTGCCTTGCCCCACCTACACTTGGACGGGTCCGGTGGCAGTGCCTGATGGTGCTGCATCCGCAACGGTGAACAATGCAGTACCGGGCACCTACCAATTGATCGTTACCAACGTGTGCGGTAGCGATACCCTCAGTGTGGTGGTGGATCTGGACACCACAGCGTGTACGAGTGCCCCGGAGATACTGGGCATTTCCACTTCCGGCATTGGATGCCCGGGCAGCTCCATGACGTTGCAAGCGAACGTGGTGGCCAATGGTGATTGCGTGTACCATACATGGACGGGGCCGGTGGCCGTGCCCGATGGGTCGGCGACAGCGGTGGTGAACAACCCGATGACCGGCCTCTACCAACTGGTGGCCAGCAACGGATGCGGCGCTGATACAATGGCGTTGGACATTGCACCGGACACGGCGGGTTGTGAGAAACCTGTGATCCAATCCATCAGCGCCTCTGTCCTCGGGTGCCCAGGCGACCCATTGACCCTGCAAGCCACTACGATCAACGGAGGTCCGTGCCCGCAATACATCTGGACGGGCCCGCAGGGCATGCCCGATGGCGCACCCATCAGCATCGGCAACACTGGACTGCCGGGCACCTACCAAGTGGTGATGAGCAACGCATGTGGTAGCGACACGGCTACCATCACCGTGGCATTGGACACATCGGCTTGCGTGCCGCCCGTCATTGATGGCATTACGTGGACGCCCCAGTACGGATGCAACAGCAACGTCATCGTGCAGGCGCAGGTGAGCAACGGCGGCCCTTGTCCGCAATACGCTTGGGTGACGCCGCATTTCAACACGAACTTGCCCGTTGCAGGTGGCCCGCCCGGTGGCTACCAATTGGTGGTGAGCAATGCCTGCGGAACGGACACGGCCTGGGTGAACGTGCCCGACTATCCTGACACCGCCGCCTGCGTGCCGCCCACCATCCTCAGTATCAGCCCCGCTTCGTTCTGCGGCAGTGGTGCTGTGAATCTCTCGGCCAGTATAGCCA
Protein-coding sequences here:
- a CDS encoding polyphosphate kinase 2 family protein yields the protein MPSLLSDPRFTVRKQGAIRLADFATRLQDKPSKDDLKKIVTEERERIVELQEKLYVDDRHTLLLIFQAMDASGKDSCAKHVFSGVSPAGIRVWNFKAPSAEELAHNFLWRHGTAMPQRGMIGIHNRSHYEEVLVVRVHPEYLIGQKIPGVNDAKDATAPFWKKRFESIRNFEEHVAAQGITIMKFHLRMGRDAQKERFMERLDDPKKNWKFSVGDVHERGHWDAYMQAYEEAIGATAAQHAPWFIVPADEQWETRAIVAQLVREQLEAMDLRTPVLSAKARAGLEEARKLLGAE
- a CDS encoding undecaprenyl/decaprenyl-phosphate alpha-N-acetylglucosaminyl 1-phosphate transferase; the encoded protein is MGHAYTILLGFLTALVVVLFTMPSLIKVARMKHLVDEPGDARKLHRRSVPTIGGIIIFAAVLFSFALWFPGSGQLKLPDLGYKPMYGAMGLYYKQFKYIIAAMVLLFFIGVKDDIIGFSPVKKLVGHMIVGYILVMMADIRITSMHGIFNVYDLPRPFSIAFSFFVYVVLVNAINLIDGVDGLAAGIGTICASAFGCWFFLAGDVPLALLSAVLAGALLGFLVFNYNPARIFMGDSGSLIIGAILAVLAMNLVDHDITRLPPWLRRVPTPLFVMGVLAYPLVDTFRVFVSRAARGISPFAADKNHIHHRLMAHGLGHRGTTLVLYCYAVFIALVSLLTRDIAPTKGLLLLGSTAFFVAMLPFFIPVREKT
- a CDS encoding aryl-sulfate sulfotransferase — protein: MVHFSANCLVSLALVLLAGRMTGQNTIGLVEFANDHADGYVLIYPDQQGTMYLLNSCGELVHTWPDTTSVPGNGSRLIANGSVLRTYVDEAGGNPFFTAGGNGQHVQIKDWDNTILWDYTVSSATECMHHDAEMLPNGNVLLIVWELKTVQEAYDAGRDTTGFGFNTLWPEKVVEVQPLAPDSGIIVWEWHVWDHLIQDNDPLAQNFGVVSDHPELVDINKVYSQNNNPDWLHINSIDYNPALDQIMLSVPFLNEIWIIDHSTTAAEAAGHAGGNSGKGGDLLYRWGNPAIYDRGLPSDQQLFFNHAAIWTGPGLVPGDPDSGKIMVFNNRVQPGVSAIDLIAPPLDSTGNYVLQAGAAFGPSAREKRFALQNPTDFTSPGQGSGQLLPNGYVLGTSGRQGWVVSIRPDSTVAWSYVTPMIDGVPVAQGTDIVDRTILFQAEWIHPDDDRLDGRALDGIGYLELDPDTLFCTFPMTSHIVHGSSADWVSVVDDRLLLGPDLRIERNYRVIDIAGKIIKLEKDTDLQQGIGLAGMPPGLYLIQFGNGTEPRKFVVSRR